One Methylobacterium sp. AMS5 genomic region harbors:
- a CDS encoding O-antigen ligase family protein, translated as MMALANRSSPLVLGIAALLFLAGAVAEHGGRAVSLLMGPLRSPLGLAALAFLGWCLVSLAWSPFPALWGRVLSEFLPTLAAAAILARLAPARLPPWALPLGAGMLAAACLYIAGSLALGLAPQAWLGQRVALFMFNRPLLTVLLLAGPIAAFLALRGHRLAAVILLAVAALAILRSISGAAILGLLAGAAMFGVGRLAPRSMALALAALTLGLAFALAPVEGDILHRLMPEAAHERLTQSSSRARVAIAQSFGAALAQAPWIGSGYGMGLRFAEVPAAAALEPEMRAMLAVGHPHNSFLQIWAELGLVGAVLAALVAFLALRAAAALPRLLFATALGVLGAAVAVMFVEHGAWQGWWTAGLGAAITWLRAAACAKPPYEPAHEIEDARA; from the coding sequence ATGATGGCGCTCGCCAATCGGTCGAGCCCGCTCGTCCTCGGCATCGCGGCCCTGCTGTTTCTCGCGGGCGCCGTCGCCGAGCATGGCGGGCGCGCTGTCTCGCTCCTGATGGGGCCGCTGCGCTCCCCGCTCGGTCTCGCCGCGCTGGCCTTCCTCGGCTGGTGCCTCGTCTCGCTGGCCTGGAGCCCGTTTCCCGCGCTCTGGGGCCGTGTGCTGTCCGAATTCCTGCCGACGCTCGCCGCCGCGGCGATCCTGGCCCGGCTCGCGCCGGCCCGGCTGCCACCCTGGGCGCTGCCCCTCGGCGCCGGAATGCTCGCTGCCGCCTGCCTTTACATCGCGGGAAGCCTCGCCCTCGGGCTGGCGCCGCAGGCTTGGCTCGGGCAGCGCGTGGCCCTGTTCATGTTCAACCGCCCGCTGCTGACGGTGCTGCTTCTCGCCGGGCCCATCGCCGCCTTCCTCGCCCTGCGCGGCCATCGCCTTGCCGCCGTGATCCTGCTCGCGGTGGCGGCGCTGGCGATCCTGCGCTCGATCAGCGGCGCGGCCATCCTCGGGCTGCTCGCGGGTGCCGCGATGTTCGGGGTCGGGCGCTTGGCTCCCCGATCCATGGCCCTTGCACTCGCGGCGCTGACCCTCGGGCTCGCCTTTGCCCTTGCGCCGGTCGAAGGCGACATCCTCCACCGGCTGATGCCGGAGGCGGCGCACGAGCGGCTGACGCAGAGTTCGTCGCGGGCGCGGGTCGCCATCGCCCAGAGCTTCGGCGCCGCTTTGGCCCAGGCCCCGTGGATCGGCTCCGGCTACGGCATGGGCCTGCGCTTCGCCGAGGTGCCGGCGGCGGCGGCGCTCGAACCGGAGATGCGGGCGATGCTGGCCGTCGGCCACCCGCATAACAGCTTCCTCCAGATTTGGGCCGAACTCGGCCTCGTCGGGGCGGTGCTGGCGGCGCTGGTCGCCTTCCTGGCCCTGCGGGCGGCGGCGGCCCTGCCGCGGCTCCTGTTCGCCACGGCGCTCGGCGTGCTGGGCGCGGCGGTGGCGGTGATGTTCGTCGAGCACGGCGCGTGGCAGGGATGGTGGACGGCGGGCCTCGGGGCCGCCATCACATGGCTGCGGGCGGCGGCTTGCGCCAAGCCCCCATACGAGCCCGCACATGAGATTGAAGACGCGCGCGCATGA
- the gph gene encoding phosphoglycolate phosphatase (PGP is an essential enzyme in the glycolate salvage pathway in higher organisms (photorespiration in plants). Phosphoglycolate results from the oxidase activity of RubisCO in the Calvin cycle when concentrations of carbon dioxide are low relative to oxygen. This enzyme is a member of the Haloacid Dehalogenase (HAD) superfamily of aspartate-nucleophile hydrolase enzymes (PF00702).): MNPHSSPIVVFDLDGTLAETAGDLIGTLNVILARNGHAPLPLEQARDLLGAGARALIQRGFTVAGASLTPERLETLFQDFLSYYGAHLTDHSHLFPGVVEALDRLEAAGFRLAICTNKVEAHAVALLDALGIGHRFRTIVGKETFAFSKPDPRHITATIERAGGDLHRAVMVGDSKADVAAAKAAGIPVVGVTFGYTPVPMRELAPDWVIEHFDALPDAVGALLARETVKPAA; encoded by the coding sequence ATGAACCCGCACAGCTCCCCGATCGTCGTGTTCGATCTCGACGGGACCCTCGCCGAGACCGCGGGCGACCTCATCGGCACCCTCAACGTCATCCTCGCCCGGAACGGCCACGCGCCGCTTCCCCTCGAACAGGCCCGCGACCTGCTCGGCGCGGGCGCGCGCGCGCTGATCCAGCGCGGCTTCACGGTCGCGGGCGCGAGCCTGACGCCGGAACGGCTGGAGACGCTGTTCCAGGACTTCCTCTCCTATTACGGTGCGCATCTCACCGACCATTCGCACCTCTTCCCCGGCGTGGTCGAGGCGCTGGACCGGCTGGAAGCGGCGGGCTTCCGCCTCGCGATTTGCACCAACAAGGTCGAGGCGCACGCCGTGGCGCTGCTCGATGCGCTGGGCATCGGCCACCGCTTCCGGACGATCGTCGGCAAGGAGACCTTCGCGTTCTCGAAGCCGGACCCGCGCCACATCACCGCGACCATCGAGCGCGCCGGGGGCGATCTCCACCGCGCCGTAATGGTGGGTGATTCGAAGGCCGACGTGGCCGCGGCCAAGGCGGCCGGCATCCCGGTCGTCGGCGTGACCTTCGGCTACACCCCCGTGCCGATGCGCGAGCTGGCGCCCGACTGGGTCATCGAGCATTTCGACGCCTTGCCCGACGCGGTCGGCGCCCTCCTCGCCCGCGAGACCGTGAAACCGGCCGCCTGA
- a CDS encoding DUF4424 family protein, giving the protein MKRGWIAGTVPGALILALASSFSPARANDSAATLDAGGLVLVRDAEIELASEDLRIAIDRIGVDYVFRNRSKAPRTLRLAFPLPPIDGAELSFSALSLPVRGSANFVGFTVKADGQTIEPALEERAFHGTQEVTERLTRHGLPLNPLRREDLETALKRLSPADLQALHKADLLSDATFDAGAQWRSEAKFHWEQVFPADAELRLSHSYVPVTGNQFLSPKDAAARDFRARYCLDEAGLAGIRRLAAAKPEGYTRAFEVPYIVTTARNWAGRIGRFTLTVDKGRADALVSFCRQGVRKTGPTTFVWEARDYVPDSDLRVLLVSNDPAFLGDR; this is encoded by the coding sequence ATGAAGCGGGGATGGATCGCGGGAACGGTGCCGGGCGCGCTCATCCTGGCCCTGGCATCGTCGTTCTCACCCGCCCGGGCGAACGACAGCGCGGCCACCCTCGACGCGGGCGGCCTCGTTCTGGTGCGCGATGCCGAGATCGAGCTGGCGAGCGAGGACCTTCGCATCGCCATCGACCGCATTGGCGTCGATTACGTCTTCCGCAACCGCTCGAAGGCGCCGCGCACCCTGCGCCTCGCCTTCCCGCTCCCGCCCATCGACGGGGCCGAACTCTCGTTCAGCGCCCTCTCGCTGCCGGTTCGGGGGAGCGCCAACTTCGTCGGCTTCACGGTCAAGGCGGACGGCCAAACGATCGAGCCGGCCCTGGAGGAGCGCGCCTTCCACGGTACGCAGGAGGTCACCGAGCGTCTCACCCGCCACGGGCTGCCGCTCAATCCTCTGCGGCGCGAGGACTTGGAGACGGCGCTCAAGCGGCTCTCACCGGCCGACCTCCAGGCCCTGCACAAGGCCGACCTGTTGTCCGATGCGACGTTCGACGCCGGGGCGCAGTGGCGCAGCGAGGCCAAGTTCCACTGGGAGCAGGTCTTTCCGGCCGACGCAGAGCTGCGCCTCTCCCATAGCTACGTGCCCGTGACCGGCAATCAGTTCCTCTCGCCCAAGGACGCCGCGGCGCGCGACTTCCGTGCGCGCTACTGCCTCGACGAGGCCGGTTTGGCCGGCATCCGGCGCCTCGCCGCGGCAAAGCCCGAGGGCTACACCCGCGCCTTCGAGGTGCCCTACATCGTGACCACGGCCCGCAACTGGGCCGGGCGCATCGGCCGCTTCACCCTGACGGTGGACAAGGGCCGCGCGGACGCCCTGGTCAGCTTCTGCCGGCAGGGCGTGCGCAAGACGGGTCCGACCACTTTCGTCTGGGAAGCCCGCGACTACGTCCCGGATTCCGACCTGCGCGTGCTCCTCGTCTCGAACGATCCCGCCTTCCTGGGGGATCGCTGA
- the rpiA gene encoding ribose-5-phosphate isomerase RpiA, translating into MSAPDLKRAAAERAIPLVEDGMRLGIGTGSTAAAFIKLLGERVRAGLTVTGVPTSEATRIACEREGIPLATLEDLPELDLTIDGADEVDGSLRLIKGGGAALLREKIVAVASRRMVVIADAGKHVETLGAFPLPVEVNLFGIGATTRAVEAAVARAGCAGEIVRRHDASGAPLLTDGGHAILDLRLGRIPDPEALSAGLWAVPGVVEHGLFLGIADAAILAAAEGDAAVVSVLGRL; encoded by the coding sequence GTGAGCGCGCCGGATCTGAAGCGGGCGGCGGCCGAGCGCGCGATCCCCCTGGTCGAGGACGGGATGCGCCTCGGCATCGGCACGGGCAGCACGGCCGCCGCTTTCATCAAGCTGCTGGGCGAACGCGTGCGCGCGGGCCTCACCGTCACCGGGGTGCCGACCTCGGAGGCGACCCGCATCGCTTGCGAGCGCGAGGGCATCCCGCTCGCGACGCTCGAAGACCTGCCCGAACTCGATCTCACCATCGACGGGGCCGACGAGGTCGATGGAAGCTTGCGCCTCATCAAGGGCGGCGGTGCCGCTCTGCTGCGTGAGAAGATCGTCGCGGTCGCAAGCCGCCGCATGGTGGTGATCGCCGACGCCGGAAAGCACGTCGAGACCCTGGGTGCCTTTCCGCTGCCGGTGGAGGTGAACCTGTTCGGCATCGGTGCCACCACCCGCGCCGTCGAGGCGGCGGTGGCACGGGCCGGCTGCGCGGGCGAGATCGTGCGCCGCCACGACGCGTCCGGTGCTCCCCTCCTCACCGATGGCGGCCACGCCATCCTCGATCTTCGGCTCGGCCGCATTCCCGATCCGGAGGCTTTGTCCGCCGGGCTCTGGGCGGTGCCCGGCGTGGTCGAGCACGGCCTGTTCCTTGGCATCGCCGACGCGGCCATCCTCGCCGCGGCCGAAGGCGACGCGGCCGTCGTCAGCGTTCTCGGCCGCCTCTGA
- a CDS encoding EAL domain-containing protein, with amino-acid sequence MKFFHGRRELLSGIVPSYTDPQACIRQLAELRKQIPSLYALLSVNACALAFTHYPFAPAWLTVGLPGAMIVLCAVRAVHWWHIRPLVLSGDEAVKRLRGTSLLTVLFSALFVGWAMKLNAFGGSFEQGHVAIFIAITVIACIFCLTHLPAAALLVTVIVMGSFLIHCFTSGNSVFIAIALNTAFVTVVMVRILINNFLAFLQLVESKAEEQRLGEENERLAHTDSLTGLPNRRYFFQRLDALIAASADGNAAFALAIFDLDRFKPINDTFGHTAGDRVLEETGRRLGAFAADGVTVARLGGDEFGVLIHAADCTADAVELCSRIGAALHAPISLGETQVVPGCSGGLALYPSAGRAADALFDRADYALYHSKERKRGTTTLFSQEHEDAIRAERAVETALQSADLAAEMEMHYQPILDTVTDRITTVEALARWTSPKLGRVPPDRFIAVAERCGMIHSVTLLLLSKALADAARLPPEIGLSFNLSSHDLASPETVIAILAAVRQSGLDPRRITLELTETALMRDFEGAQNAITLLRALGIKIALDDFGTGYSSLNYVHRLPLDRIKIDRGFMADVESDLGRSVVITILDLCQNLGLDGIAEGIETAEQLSAVRRHGCRYVQGYLIGMPQPMTELLDDLRMTAPAEKISV; translated from the coding sequence ATGAAATTCTTTCACGGCCGCCGAGAGCTTCTGAGCGGTATCGTACCGAGCTATACGGACCCGCAAGCCTGCATTCGCCAACTCGCGGAGTTGCGGAAGCAGATCCCGTCACTCTATGCGCTTCTCTCCGTCAACGCCTGCGCCCTCGCTTTCACCCATTACCCTTTTGCGCCAGCTTGGCTGACCGTCGGGCTCCCTGGCGCGATGATCGTCCTGTGTGCGGTACGGGCCGTGCACTGGTGGCATATCCGGCCGCTGGTGCTGTCCGGAGACGAGGCCGTCAAACGGCTGCGCGGCACCAGCCTCCTCACCGTCCTGTTCTCGGCCCTCTTCGTCGGCTGGGCGATGAAGCTCAACGCCTTTGGCGGGTCGTTCGAGCAGGGCCACGTCGCGATCTTCATCGCGATCACCGTCATCGCCTGCATCTTCTGCCTGACGCACCTGCCGGCCGCGGCGCTCCTCGTGACCGTCATCGTCATGGGCAGCTTCCTGATTCACTGCTTCACGAGCGGCAACAGCGTCTTCATCGCGATCGCGCTCAACACGGCCTTCGTCACCGTGGTGATGGTGCGCATCCTCATCAACAATTTCCTGGCCTTCCTCCAACTGGTCGAGTCCAAGGCCGAAGAGCAGCGGCTCGGCGAGGAGAACGAGCGCTTGGCGCATACCGACAGCCTGACCGGGTTGCCCAATCGACGCTATTTCTTCCAGCGCCTCGATGCGCTGATCGCCGCCTCGGCCGACGGAAACGCCGCCTTCGCCCTGGCGATCTTCGACCTCGACCGGTTCAAGCCGATCAACGACACGTTCGGCCACACCGCCGGAGACCGGGTGCTGGAGGAAACCGGGCGTCGTCTCGGCGCCTTCGCCGCGGACGGCGTGACGGTCGCGCGCCTCGGCGGCGACGAGTTCGGCGTGCTGATCCACGCGGCCGACTGTACGGCCGACGCGGTCGAGCTTTGCAGTCGCATCGGTGCGGCGCTGCACGCGCCGATTTCGCTCGGCGAGACCCAGGTCGTGCCGGGATGCTCGGGCGGCTTGGCGCTGTATCCCAGCGCCGGACGGGCCGCGGATGCGCTGTTCGACCGGGCCGACTATGCGCTCTACCACTCCAAGGAGCGAAAGCGCGGGACCACGACGCTGTTTTCGCAGGAGCATGAGGACGCGATCCGGGCCGAGCGCGCGGTGGAGACCGCCCTCCAGAGCGCGGATCTCGCCGCCGAGATGGAGATGCACTACCAGCCGATCCTCGACACGGTGACGGATCGCATCACCACGGTCGAGGCGCTGGCGCGCTGGACGAGCCCGAAGCTCGGGCGTGTGCCGCCCGACCGCTTCATTGCCGTGGCGGAGCGCTGCGGCATGATCCACTCGGTGACGCTGCTTCTCCTGAGCAAGGCGCTCGCCGACGCCGCCCGGCTCCCGCCCGAGATCGGCCTGTCGTTCAACCTCTCCTCGCACGACCTTGCCTCTCCCGAGACGGTCATCGCGATCCTCGCCGCGGTCCGGCAGAGCGGGCTCGATCCCCGGCGAATCACGCTGGAGCTGACGGAAACCGCGCTGATGCGCGACTTCGAGGGGGCGCAGAACGCGATCACGCTCCTGCGCGCACTCGGCATCAAGATCGCGCTGGACGATTTCGGAACGGGGTATTCGAGCCTGAACTACGTCCACCGCCTGCCGCTGGATCGGATCAAGATCGACCGCGGCTTCATGGCCGATGTCGAATCCGACCTGGGGCGCAGCGTCGTGATCACCATCCTCGATCTCTGCCAGAATCTCGGCCTGGACGGCATCGCCGAGGGGATCGAGACCGCGGAGCAACTGAGTGCGGTGCGCCGTCACGGCTGCCGCTACGTTCAAGGCTACCTGATCGGCATGCCGCAGCCGATGACGGAACTGCTGGACGACCTCAGGATGACGGCCCCAGCCGAGAAAATTTCGGTTTGA
- a CDS encoding 2-hydroxychromene-2-carboxylate isomerase yields MPRRATLEFWYEFASTYSYLSAMRIEALAKAADVELRWRPFLLGPIFATQGWTNSPFNLYPAKGRNMWRDLDREAARLGLPPVTRPNPFPQNSLSAVRVATYGADQDWLVPFSKSVFETSFAKGGSIAEPAAVGRILDALGLDGTQILKAAASEGNKGRLKVAGEEARSRGIYGAPSFLTGDGELFWGNDRLEQALAWAAGDRPDGLR; encoded by the coding sequence ATGCCGCGGCGAGCGACCCTGGAATTCTGGTACGAGTTCGCCTCGACCTACTCCTACCTCTCGGCCATGCGCATCGAAGCGCTGGCCAAGGCCGCCGACGTCGAGCTGCGCTGGCGACCATTCCTGCTCGGGCCGATCTTCGCGACGCAGGGGTGGACCAATTCGCCCTTCAACCTCTACCCGGCCAAGGGCCGCAACATGTGGCGCGACCTCGACCGCGAGGCCGCCCGGCTCGGGCTCCCGCCGGTCACGCGCCCGAACCCTTTTCCGCAGAATTCGCTCAGCGCAGTGCGCGTGGCGACCTACGGCGCCGACCAGGACTGGCTGGTGCCGTTCTCGAAGTCGGTGTTCGAGACGAGCTTTGCCAAGGGCGGCTCCATCGCCGAGCCGGCGGCGGTGGGGCGCATCCTCGATGCGCTCGGGCTCGACGGCACCCAGATCCTCAAGGCGGCGGCCTCCGAGGGCAACAAGGGCCGCCTGAAGGTGGCCGGCGAGGAGGCCCGCTCCCGCGGCATCTACGGCGCGCCGAGCTTCCTCACCGGGGACGGCGAGCTGTTCTGGGGCAACGACCGCCTGGAGCAGGCGCTCGCCTGGGCCGCCGGAGACCGGCCGGACGGGCTTCGGTGA
- a CDS encoding DUF2059 domain-containing protein, with amino-acid sequence MVLRLAALGGPFLAALLSQAVLAPAAQAQQPAAKPPAASPKPTVKPGAAPPPAAAPEPDLSAAHLALAREVMLSSGIARSFDSIIPTMAEQIRKNAVTRPDLAKDLDDVLKGLDPEMELQKQRLITIAARIYAKRLNEAELKDIVTFFRSPAGKRYVETQPQILDDMVGAMQDWTQEVSEYIMVRTRAEMGKRGHQLQ; translated from the coding sequence ATGGTTCTCCGTCTCGCTGCCCTGGGCGGCCCCTTCCTCGCGGCCCTGCTGTCGCAGGCCGTCCTCGCTCCGGCAGCGCAGGCGCAGCAGCCGGCCGCCAAGCCCCCCGCCGCCTCCCCGAAGCCGACGGTGAAGCCCGGCGCGGCCCCGCCGCCGGCCGCCGCGCCGGAGCCGGACCTCAGTGCCGCCCACCTCGCCCTCGCCCGCGAGGTCATGCTGAGTTCCGGCATCGCCCGCTCCTTCGACTCGATCATCCCGACCATGGCCGAGCAGATCCGCAAGAACGCGGTGACGCGGCCCGATCTCGCCAAGGATCTGGACGACGTGCTCAAGGGTCTCGATCCCGAGATGGAGCTGCAGAAGCAGCGGCTGATCACCATCGCCGCGCGGATCTATGCCAAGCGCCTGAACGAGGCCGAGCTGAAGGACATCGTCACTTTCTTCCGCTCGCCCGCGGGCAAGCGCTACGTCGAGACCCAGCCGCAGATCCTCGATGACATGGTCGGCGCCATGCAGGATTGGACGCAAGAAGTCTCGGAATACATCATGGTCCGCACCCGCGCCGAAATGGGCAAGCGCGGCCACCAGCTCCAGTGA
- a CDS encoding MFS transporter, which translates to MHSPASAAPTRLDRKAVGAVVLGNALEFYDFTIYAFFAKSIGATFFPSDSPTDSLLASLALFGIGYVMRPVGGVLIGAFADRAGRKPAMLITIALMAVGMLMLAACPGTAVLGVWAQVIVIAGRLIQGLALGGEVGPSTAFLIEAAPARHRGFVASWQIASQGCAALFAGLFATVLTLVLGDAAMADWGWRLMFGLGLLVVPVGLVIRSHLPETAGEGHDPAAADSTGAVLGRLLRQHGRMLGLTFLVIAASTVSNAVGTNMPVYAGATLGLSEMAANAVPIALGLASVIFPLLGGWLADRFGRKPVMIWPRALILVLAVPAFLWMLHVPSAFSVYAVTFLLSALSSINAAAIIVAIPEALPRAVRSAGLSIVYALSVSIFGGSTNYVVNWLIAATGDRMAPAYYLAAFSLVGTVAALLLPETRGRDIHVDTATRR; encoded by the coding sequence ATGCACTCGCCCGCAAGCGCCGCGCCGACGCGCCTCGACCGCAAGGCCGTGGGAGCGGTCGTGCTCGGCAACGCCCTCGAATTCTACGATTTCACGATCTACGCCTTCTTCGCCAAGTCGATCGGCGCGACCTTCTTCCCCTCGGACAGCCCGACCGACAGCCTGCTCGCGTCGCTCGCCCTGTTCGGGATCGGCTACGTGATGCGCCCCGTGGGCGGCGTGCTGATCGGTGCCTTCGCCGACCGGGCCGGGCGCAAGCCCGCGATGCTCATCACCATCGCGCTGATGGCGGTGGGCATGCTGATGCTGGCGGCCTGTCCCGGCACGGCGGTCCTCGGCGTCTGGGCACAGGTGATCGTGATTGCCGGGCGGCTGATCCAGGGGCTGGCGCTCGGCGGCGAGGTCGGACCCTCCACCGCCTTCCTGATCGAGGCGGCCCCGGCGCGGCACCGCGGCTTCGTCGCGAGTTGGCAGATCGCGAGCCAGGGCTGCGCCGCCCTGTTCGCCGGCCTGTTCGCCACCGTGCTGACCCTGGTGCTCGGCGATGCGGCCATGGCCGATTGGGGCTGGCGGCTGATGTTCGGCCTCGGACTTCTCGTCGTGCCGGTCGGCCTCGTGATCCGCAGCCATCTGCCGGAGACGGCGGGCGAAGGGCACGATCCCGCCGCCGCCGATTCGACGGGTGCGGTGCTCGGCCGCCTGTTGCGCCAGCACGGCCGGATGCTCGGGCTGACCTTCCTCGTCATCGCCGCCTCGACCGTCTCGAACGCGGTGGGCACCAACATGCCGGTCTATGCGGGGGCGACGCTCGGGCTCTCGGAGATGGCGGCCAACGCCGTGCCGATCGCCCTGGGGCTGGCCTCCGTGATCTTTCCGCTCCTCGGCGGATGGCTCGCCGACCGGTTCGGGCGCAAGCCGGTGATGATCTGGCCGCGCGCGCTGATCCTCGTGCTCGCCGTGCCGGCCTTCCTGTGGATGCTGCACGTGCCGAGCGCGTTCAGCGTCTACGCCGTGACCTTCCTGCTCTCGGCCCTGTCCTCGATCAACGCGGCGGCGATCATCGTCGCCATCCCCGAAGCCCTGCCGCGGGCGGTGCGCAGTGCCGGGCTGTCGATCGTCTACGCGCTCTCCGTCTCGATCTTCGGCGGCAGCACGAACTACGTCGTGAACTGGCTGATCGCCGCGACCGGCGACCGGATGGCGCCGGCCTACTACCTCGCCGCCTTCAGCCTCGTCGGAACGGTCGCCGCACTGCTGCTGCCGGAGACGCGGGGCCGGGACATCCATGTCGACACGGCCACGCGGAGGTGA
- a CDS encoding argininosuccinate synthase has protein sequence MSDAPPNKSVKKVVLAYSGGLDTSIILKWLQTTYGCEVVTFTADLGQGEELEPARRKAELLGIKPENIFIEDLREEFVRDYVFPMFRANAVYEGIYLLGTSIARPLIAKKQIEIAERVGADAVCHGATGKGNDQVRFELGYYALKPDVTVIAPWREWDLRSREQLIAFAEQHQIPIAKDKRGESPFSVDANLLHASSEGKVLEDPAVEVPDYVYSRTLSPEEAPDTPTIVTIGFERGDAVSIDGEALSPATLLAKLNELGRANGIGRLDLVENRFVGMKSRGMYETPGGTILLPAHRAIESITLDRGAAHLKDQLMPQYAELIYNGFWFSPEREMLQALIDKSQEKVTGEVRLKLYKGGVHVIGRTSPHSLYDQDLVTFEEGAVAYDHRDAAGFIKLNALRLRTLAQRKKREG, from the coding sequence ATGTCCGACGCCCCTCCGAACAAATCCGTCAAGAAGGTCGTTCTCGCCTATTCCGGCGGACTCGACACCTCGATCATCCTCAAGTGGCTTCAGACCACCTATGGCTGCGAGGTCGTGACGTTCACCGCCGATCTCGGCCAGGGCGAGGAGCTGGAGCCGGCGCGCCGCAAGGCGGAGCTTCTCGGCATCAAGCCGGAAAACATCTTCATCGAAGACCTGCGCGAGGAATTCGTCCGCGACTACGTCTTCCCGATGTTCCGCGCCAACGCGGTCTACGAGGGGATCTATCTCCTCGGCACGTCGATCGCCCGGCCGCTGATCGCCAAGAAGCAGATCGAGATCGCCGAACGCGTCGGCGCCGACGCGGTGTGCCACGGCGCCACCGGCAAGGGGAACGACCAGGTCCGGTTCGAACTCGGCTACTACGCGCTCAAGCCCGACGTGACGGTGATCGCGCCGTGGCGCGAGTGGGACCTGCGCTCGCGCGAGCAGCTCATCGCGTTCGCCGAGCAGCACCAGATCCCGATCGCCAAGGACAAGCGCGGCGAGAGCCCGTTCTCGGTCGATGCCAACCTCCTGCACGCCTCCTCCGAGGGCAAGGTCCTGGAGGACCCGGCGGTTGAGGTGCCGGATTATGTCTATTCGCGCACCCTCTCGCCGGAAGAGGCGCCGGACACGCCCACGATCGTCACCATCGGCTTCGAGCGGGGGGACGCCGTCTCCATCGACGGCGAGGCGCTCTCGCCCGCCACGCTGCTGGCCAAGCTGAACGAGCTTGGCCGAGCCAACGGCATCGGCCGGCTCGATCTCGTCGAGAACCGCTTCGTCGGCATGAAGAGCCGCGGCATGTACGAGACGCCCGGTGGCACGATCCTGCTGCCGGCCCACCGCGCCATCGAGTCGATCACGCTGGATCGCGGCGCGGCCCATCTCAAGGATCAGCTGATGCCGCAATACGCGGAGCTGATCTACAACGGCTTCTGGTTCTCGCCCGAGCGCGAGATGCTGCAGGCGCTGATCGACAAGAGCCAGGAGAAGGTGACCGGCGAGGTGCGGCTCAAGCTCTACAAGGGCGGCGTCCACGTCATCGGCCGGACCAGCCCGCACTCGCTCTACGATCAGGATCTCGTCACCTTCGAGGAGGGCGCCGTCGCCTACGATCACCGCGACGCGGCCGGCTTCATCAAGCTCAACGCCCTGCGCCTGCGCACCCTGGCGCAGCGCAAGAAGCGCGAGGGCTGA